The genomic stretch CCGTTCGCGTTTCCGTCCGTGATGTTCCGGCGCGAGCTGTACTTCGAGCACGGCGGATTCCGCAGCGGGGACTTTCCCGAAGACTACGAGTTTCTGCTGCGGCTGCTCGACCGGGGCGTGGTCATGGAGAAAGTCGATGCGGAGCTGCTGATCTGGAACGATCCGCCCACCCGGCTGACCCGCAACGATCCCCGCTACGATCCCAAGGCGTTCTACCGCGTCAAGGCGCGCTACCTGGGCCGCTGGCTGGCCGCGAACAATCGGCGGCACCCGGCGGTCGGGGTCATCGGCGCGGGCCGACCGTCGCGCAAGCGGTCGGAAATGCTGGTTGATCACAATATCGAGATTGTAGAATATTACGATTTGGATCCGAAGAAAATCGGGCAGGTCGTGAGCGGCAGGCCCGTGCTGGACAGGGAGCTGGTGCCGCCGCCGGGGCAAAGATTTTTGCTGTCCTACGTGGCCTCGCGGGGCGCGCGGGAGGACATCGCCGCGTTTCTGCGCTCGCGCGGCTACGTTGCCGGACGGGATTGGCTGGCCGTGGCGTGAATAAGTAATTATCTGATGGCCTATTGACCGAGGGGGGATTGTTACGTAATGGCTTCACAAGAGGGGTGGCCAGCATGTTTCAAATCAACAGCGGTTTCCGTTTAAACTGGTACGATTTTTTTGGCCTGCTTGCTCCCGGAATTTTGTTCTCAATCCTCGCTCTTATCTGCACGATCCAGATCAAGTACCGCATCGGGCTTATTGAAAGCTTTACAAAAGTGGGATTGGCCACAAGCGAGTTAGAAGCCCCAATGACTTTGGTCGTCATCTTTGTCGCAGTAATAGTTGCTTACATTATCGGCCATATAATTGCTTCTTTGGCAACGTTGTTTATTGAAAGGATATTCCTTGGGAAAATTCTGCAGCACCCTATCAACGTGATAGTATTTTATCAAAACCCGCAAAGGGACCTATCAAGTACATACTATCGAGCAGTGGTTGTCATTATCTATATGTGTCTATTTTGCTATTTAGTTGAGGTAAGAATTCCAGATAACAGCTTGTATATATTAGATATATTTTCGGGTGCTCCGCTATGCTGTTTTTTGGGATCGCTTTATTTTATTGTGATAATTTTAAAAATGTTCGGCGATCTGCTGCAGGGTAGATCAACGCGTAGATTGAAAAAGTACCATAAGAATGTGTATTTTATTTTGCAAATCTTGGGGGCACCTTTCTTCACGAGTGAAAAGATGGTCATCCAGTTTCTTGGTTTGGCGCAGGCTTTTCCTTATGATGTACAATCAGCGTTGCGAAATAAGTATAAAAAAGTATTTGGGAGAAGAATAAATGAAGCACTCTTGACTGAAGCATTTTGGTCAGTATATTGGCATATAACAAGTGTTAATTTATATGTTAGAACGAATATTGAAAAATTACAAAACTTATATTTACTCATGAGAAATATGAGTTTCGTTGCGCTTTGTTCGTCTGTGTTATTGGTTTTGCCTGAGAAATTTGGTGGGTGTTCTTCTGATTTTATGCGTAACCTGGCGGTATTTATGTTTTTATTGAGCTTTGTGTTCGTTATACAATTTTACTATTATTTTTGGCAATTTTCTATAACTGTATTTAGGACATTTATCTACCTTGATTGCGAGGGAGGCGTACAAACACAGCGGTAGACAGGAACTGAACAGTATCCGTCCTACTCTTCCCTCTTCTGCGACGTATAATCCTTCCGATTCCTTCCCCATTTCTGATACCGCCCCACGGCGTCATTGTGTTCACGCAGGGTCTTGGAGAAGTGATGCGTGCCGTCGCCCTTGGCCACGAAGAACACGTAGCCGTGGTCTTCGGGATGGGCGGCGGCGGCCAGGGCGGCGCGCCCGGGCGAGCAGATCGGCCCCGGAGGCAGGCCGTCGTGCTGGTAGGTGTTGTACGGATTGGACGCGTCGAGCAGGTCGCTCTGCCGCAGGTTGCCGTTGAACGAGGGGCCGAGCCCGTAGATGATGGTCGGGTCGGCCTGGAGGCGCATGGGCCGGTTCAGGCGGTTGACGTAGACCCCGGCGATGGCGGGGCGCTCGGACGGATCGCCGGTTTCCTTCTCCACGATGGAGGCAAGGATCACCAGTTTGTGGAGCTTTTCCGGGTCCGGCAGCTTTTCTCCCAGGGCGGCCTCGGCGTTCTTGAAGAATTCGCGGACCATCATTTCGGCCACGCTGTGCGCGGAATTCTCGCGCGCGCGGGTGAGCATGTAAGTTTCGGGAAAAAGATAGCCTTCGGCCGAGTCCGCCGGGATGTTGAACTGGGCGAGCAGTTTCGGGTCGTGCACCGCGGCGTCGAATTCCTCGTAGGTGCCGAGTCCGGCCTCCTGCACGAGGTCGGCCACCTGCCACCAGGTCAGCCCCTCGCGCACGGTGAAGCGGTGCAGGATGCCGGGCGTGGAAGTGATGGTGGTCAGGACGCGGTCGGGCAGCCAGCCCGTATTGAGCAGAAATTCCCCGGCCTTGACCTTTTCCGTGAGCTGCTTGTCCTGGGCGTAGGCCAGGAACTGCTTCACGTCGGAGATGAGGCGTTCTTCCTTGAGGCCGCGCGCGATGGTCAGGAAGTGCTGGCCCGGTTCGATGACGAAGCGCACGTCCCTGCCCGGATCCTCGGGCGGGATGTTCAGGAAGGTCCAGGTCCGGTAGAGGAACCACGATCCCACGGCCATCATGCCCAGACAGAGCACGATGCCCGCGTAGGCGACGTATCTCAGGGCCGGTTTGTCGCCAGCCACGCTTCCAGGATGATCACCGCCGCCTGGCTGTCCAGCCGGGTTTTCCGTTTCTTGCCGCACAGTCCGGCCTCCTTGAGCAGTCCCTCGGCTTCCGCCGAGGTCAGGCGTTCGTCCATGAATTCGATGGGCAGGGGGGTCCGTCTTCCAAGTCGTTCCGCAAAGTTGCGGGCCTGCCGGGTGGTTTCGGTGTCCGACCCGTCCAGGGCCAGGGGCAGGCCCACGACGATCCGTTCGATCCGGTCGGCTTCGATGAGCGCGAGCAGGTCGGCGAAGAGCCGGTCCTTGGTCGTGCGCTCCAGGGCCGGGCGCGGAAAGGCCATCATGCCGTACGGGTCCGTGACGGCGAGGCCCACGCGCTTGAGGCCGAAGTCGATGCCGAGTGTACGCATTTATTCTCCAGGACGAGTTTTTTCAGGGAAACCCGGCCCGTGTCAAGTCAGGCGAAGGAATCCGGCGGGTTCCGCTCAGTTCGCGCGGCCCACGGTCAGGCTGCGTCCCCTGGCCTCGCCCGAATCGAGCATGGCCTTGAGTTCGCGCTTCCATTTCGGCCCGCCCGCGAGCCTGGCCAGATATTCCACGGTGTGCAGCACGGGGTTGGCCCGGCCCATCTGGATCAGGGAGCGCTTGATGCCGCTCTTGCAGGAGGGGCAGCCCACGACCACGGGCCGTTCCCGCCCGAAGCCCTCCAGGTCCAGTTCCATCTGCTTTTGCTTGCGGTGGCGCACCCGGTTGTAGATTTCCGGGCTGGTCACCGCGCCCGTGCCGGACTCGCCGCAGCAGCCGGGCGAGAGGGAAACCTGGGCGTCGATGAGTCCGGCGAAGGCCGCGCGGTAGATTTCCGGAGCCTTGGCCTTGGGCTGGCCGACCCATTCCGCGTGGCAGGCCGCGTGGTAGAGCGGGGCGGTTTCCGGAGCCGCGAGGTCGAGGCCGCCCAGCTCGTGCAGATACTGCATGGCGTCCATGTGTTTCAGCGGTTCCACCAGCTCGCCGGAAAGGTCGTAGCTCTCCAGGGATTCGCGGCAGGTGCCGCAGGCAGTGAGCAGCACCGTGGCCTTGAGTCCGGAGCGGCCCGTGGTGATCAGGGTGTCGATGAGGGCCTGCCGGGTGCGGTGGCGGTTGGTCTTGTAGGCCTCGGCCGCTCCGGCCGAGAGCAGCGGGTAGCCGCAGCAGAGGTGCTGCTCCGGCAGGACCACGTTCACCCCGGACTTGAGCAGCAGATAGAGCGTGGCCTGGCCGATGGAACGGGAGAAGAGGCCGCCCCCGCAGCCGGGGAAGTAGATGACGGTGCGGTCCGCGGGCGCGTCCGCGCTCTTGAAGACGTTGCGCTCCGCGAGCCTCAGCTCCTGGGCGAGGTTGGTGAAGTCCAGCGCCGGGCCAGGCCCCTGGAACACGGGCGAGATCATGCGCCTGCGCCAGATTCCCGGAATCAGTCCGAGCCCCTTGTTGGCGATGGATTGGCCGAGGGAAAACGCCTTGGCCGCCATGGGCAGCCGGGCGGCGGGGTCTTTGGCGAGGTAGGAGAGCACCTTGCCCTTGAGGGCGTGGCCGCTCTTGCCCTTGTAGTCCAGAAAGGCCCGCACGCTGAGCGCGGCCCCGGCGGAGTCGATCTTCACCGGGCAGACCGAGGTGCATTTGCCGCAGGCCGTGCAGTGGTCCATGAGCGCGCGCAGGCGGTCGAGCAGCTCCGGCGCGGGTTCGCCGAGCTGAAGCTGCGAATAGTAGACGGCCTCGATGAGCGCGCCCAGGGAGATGTTCTTGTTGCGCGGGTGCGCTTCCAGGCCCTGCTGCGGGTAGTACATGGGGCAGACCTGCTTGCACTTGCCGCAGCGGGTGCAGGTCTGGACGTTTTTCAGCAGCTCGGTGAGGTGCTCGCGGTCCTTGAGCGCGGTGTCGTCCAGGTCGTGGATGAGCCTGTTGAAAGAGAAGGTATAGGGCTCTCCGGGCAGCTTGCGGCTGGTCAGCTTGCCGGGGTTGAGCACGCCCTTGGGATCGACCTCCGCCTTGTAGGCGCGCAGGGCGTCGATCTTGGACTGGGCCTGGAAGGCGATCTTGGTGATGCCGATGCCGTGCTCGCCGCTGACCTCGCCGCCGAGCTTGAGCACGTGCTCGAAGACCTCGCGCGCGGCGCGGTGGGCCTCGGCGAGCATGTCCGCGTCGTTGGAGTTCACGGGCAGGTTGACGTGGCAGTTGCCGTCGCCCGCGTGCATGTGGTTGGCGATGACCACGCGGGTGGCCAGCAGCCTCTCGAACACGGCCTTGAGTTCGCGGTCCTGCTTGGGATAGGCGTCGCGCAGGGCCTGGAAGAGATAGCGGATCTGGGCTTCCTGCTCCACGTCCGAAATGGTCGCGGCGGTGACGCGCCCGGCCAGGATGTCCTCCACGCGCGCCTTGGCCTCGACGATGCGCGGGTCCGCGTATTCCACGCCGGGCAGGGCCGTGGCCCTGGAGAGCGCGCGGCGATAGGCCAGGGCCAGATATTTGAGGTTCAGGTTTTCGAGGTAGTCCGCGAAGTCCGGAATGGCCTGAAGCGGAATGACCACGTCTTCGTTGACCTTGAAGCCGGAGGTGCGCTTGGCGATGGCCGAGAGCTTGTGGCGGTCCTCCCAGAACAGCTCCGCCTCGCGCTCGTCGCGGGCCGCGAAGATGTCCACGCCGTCGTAGGGCTGGGCCAGGGAGACGACCGTGTCCACGGCCTCGTCCAGGGCCTGCTGGTGGTCCGAGTCGAGCTGGAGCAGCAGCACGCTGATGGGGTCGCCTTCGTATTGCTGCGACTTTTTGACGTATTCGATGGCCTGGACGTATTTGGAGCCGAATTCCTCCAGGGCGGAAATCTTGACCAGGTCGCCCTGCTCGCGGATGCGGTTGCGCAGGGCCACCACGTCGTTGATGACCAGCATGGCGTTGCGCATGGAACGGCCGAAGAATTCGAGGCAGAGCGTGCGCGAGAACGCGGGCCGGGGATGGAGAACGAAGCAGGCTTCGGTGATGACGCCGTCCACGCCTTCCTTCTGCACGCCGGGCAGGCCGCCGAGGAACTTGTTGGAGACGTCCTTGCCCAGGCCGGGCTTGCGCAGTTCGTCGCCGCGCAGGCGCACGTTCCGGATCAGCTCTCCGGCCTCGTCGCGGATTTCGAATTCGGCGCCGTCGCCCTCGAAGATCTTGTGGCGCGGGTGGTCCTTGCGCGAAACCTGGATGATCTCGCCCTGGGGCGTGACCATGCGGTAGGAGAAAAGATTGTCGATGGTGGTGCCGTACTCGAAGGCAAAGGGGCCGCCCGCGTTTTCCGCGACGTTGCCGCCCAGGCTGGAGGCCATCTTCGAGGCCGGGTCCACGGTGAGCAGGAGATTTCTCTCCGCGGCCGCGCGAATGGCGTCCATGGTCAGCACGCCGGTCTGGGCACAGAGAATGCGGCTGTCCTCGTCCACCCGGACGATGCGGTTCATGCGGGTGAGCGAGAGCACGGCGGTGCGGCCGTGGATGGGCACGGCGCCGCCCGTGAGGCCGGTTCCGCCGCCGCGCGGGATGAGCGAAAAGCCCATTTCCCCGGCGAGCCGCACCACGCCCTGGACCTCGGCCTCGGATTCCGGGAAGAGCACGAGCATGGGCAGCTCCAGGCGCAGGTCCGTCGCGTCCGTGGCGGACTCCACCAGCAGGTGCGGGGAGGAGCCGATGGCGTTGGACGGCAGGACCGCCTTGAGGCGTTCCATGACCTGCTCCCGGAAGCGGCGGTCCGCCTCGTAGCGGTCCCAGAATTCGCGGATGGCTTCGGTGAGGATCTTGGGATATTCGCCGGAAAGCATGGGCCGGGACATGTCCAGCCTGCGGGAGACGCTCTTCTTGACCAGGGCGGGGTCCACGAAGGGATTGTAGCGCACGAGGAAAAGCTCGGCAGCGAGGCTGGCTGCGAGCTTGCGCACGGCGTCGGGCCAGTGGGCCACCTGCTCCAGGTCGGTCACTCCGAGAATCTTGGTCAGCAGATCCTCGTCGGGTATGGAAATATGCGGGCCTGTTTCGGGCATCTTGAAGAATCCTCCTGGGCGGGAATCAGCCGGGCGGCGGGAAAGGGGGAATATAGGTACGGCCGGCCCGCTTGGCAAGGCCTGCGAACCCGCGCCGGGCCGAGGCCCGCAGGGGCGTTGACGAATCCGAAGGAAATTCTGCCTGAAACTGTTTTCTGGACACCGAACCCCGCAGGGGATAAGAGAAATGTTCTTTACGCGATCCGCAATCCAAGAACCATAGGCGAGGACTCCATGAACACGAACGATTTCGCGAAACTGAAACTGTTCATCACCGGCCCGACCTATTTGCGGGAAGAGGTCCGGCAGGCGGGAATGCTGCCCGAATTCGGGCACCGCGACTCTGAAAACGACAAGCGTTTCAAGCCGATAATGGGCTGGCTGCGCGAGCTCACCGATGCGGGCGACGAATATACGCCCGTGCTCTTCCTCGGTTCCGGCTCCACGGCCATGGAATCCTCGATCCGCTCCCTGGTGGCGGACGGCGAAACCGTGCTCAACGTCTCCGTGGGCGCCTTCGGCGATCTTTACCACACCATGGCCGTGGCCAACGGCAAGTGCGCGGTGCAGCTCAAGTTCGACTACGGCCAGGCCATCGACCTGGACGTGCTGGAGCGGACCATCATGGAGCACAAGCCCGCCGTGGTCACCTTCACCCACAACGAAACCTCCACGGGCGTGACAAGCGACATCCAGGCCGTGTGCGAGCTGGTGCGCCAGTATGACGCCCTGCCCCTGGTGGACGGCGTGTCCATCTTCGGCGGCGCGCCCATCGGCCTCAAGGGTTCCGGCGCGGCCATGTACAGCACGGCCACCCAGAAGAGCCTGGGGCTGCCCGCGGGCTTCGGCATCGGCTTCATCCATGCCGACGCCGAGGAAAAGGCGGCCCGCGTGTCCGACAAGGGGCACGGCACCGACATCCTCAAGCAGCTCGGCCGGGCTCGCAAGTTCCAGACCCTGAGCACCCCGAACACCACCCTGGCCAACCAGATGTTCGTGCAGCTCAAGTACATCTTCGAGGAAGAGGGCGTGGAGAACCGCTTCGCCCGCCACGCGGCCATGCGCGCGATGGTCGCGGACTGGGTTGCCGGGCTGCCCGGCTTCGAGCTTTTCGCCCAGGAGGGCCACCGCTCCCCGACCCTGACCACGGTGCTCGTGCCGGAAGGCGTGAGCGTGAAGCAGCTCAAGGCCGCCAAGGAAAGCATGCGCGCCAAGGGCTACCTCTACGACCCCGGCTACGGCAAGCTGAACACCCTCCTGGAAGAGGCGGGACGCAGGCCTGTCTTCCGCGTGGGGCACATGGGCGACATCACCCCGGCCATGCTCGAAGAGTATCTGGCCGATCTCGGACAGGTACTTCAGAATCTCTAATCGGGAGGCCGGAATGCGTATTCTTGCGAACGACGGGCTGGTGGAACAGGCTGCTGACTATCTCCGCAAGGAGGGGTTCAGCGTGGAGACCGAGAAGCGGGACACCGAGGATCTGCTCGGCGAGATCGGCGGCTACGACGCCCTGCTCGTGCGCAGCGCCACCAAGGTCACGCGCGAAGTCCTGGAAGCCGGAACCCGCAACGGCGGCAAGCTCAAGATCGTGGGCCGCGGCGGCGTGGGCACGGACAATATCGACCTGGAAGCGGCCAAGGAACTGGGCGTCATCGTCAAGTTCGCGCCCAACGGCAACACCAACGCCACTGCCGAGCACGCCCTGGGCCTGATGTTCGCCATTGCCCGGCGCGTGCCCCTGGCGCACGAGACGCTCAAGAACGGCGTCTGGCACAAGAAGCGTTTCGTGGGGGTGGAGCTTCAGGGCAAGACCCTCGGCGTCATCGGCTGCGGGCGCATCGGCCAGTCGCTGGCGGGCAAGGCGCGCGGCATCGGCATGAAGGTCATCGGCTACGACGTCTACCACGCCATCGATACCAAGTGCGAGTACGTGGACAGCATGGACGACCTGCTGCGCCAGTCCGACTTCATCAGCCTGCACACGGGCGGCAAGGACGCCATCATCACCGCCCGCGAACTGGCCCTGATGAAGCCCACGGCCTATCTGGTCAACGCCTCGCGCGGCAACAACGTGGACATCGACGCGCTGCACCACGCGCTTTCCACCGGGATCATCGCGGGCGCGGCCCTGGACTGCTACCCGAGCGAGCCCAAGCGCGAGGGCGAGCCTTTCCAGACCAAGCTGCACGAGCTGGACAACGTGGTCTTCTCGGCCCACCTGGGCGCGAGCACCAAGAACGCGGGCATCCGCACGGGCATGGAGATCGCCGAGGTGGTCACGCGCTACCTGCGGCGCGGCGATTTCGGAAATTCCGTGAACGTGGGCGAAACCGTGGAGCAGGAAGGCCAGGCCATCTACACCATTTTCATCACCCACGAGGACAAGCCGGGCATGTTCGGCAAGTTCGGCACCGCCCTGGGCGAGATGGGCGTGAACATCCGCGAGAACAACTCCCGCAAGCTCGCGGAAAGCGTGCAGACCGTCTACATCGTGCACACCAAGCCGGACAAGGCCGTGGTGGAGCGCATCGCCGCCATCGACGGCGTCATCCGCGTGGCTGTCTAGCCCCGCCATTCTCCGCAACAACAAAAAACGCCCGGTCAGCAATGGCCGGGCGTTTTCGCTTCCATCCTGTTCGGGCGTCAGCCCAGTTCGTCCAGAATGGCGGCCAGCGCCTTTTCCACGCCCGTGGCCTGCTCGAAGGCCTGTTCGTAGAGCTCGGCGATGAGATCCTTCTGCCGGGCCAGGGGGGAGACGCCGGAAATCACGGCCTTGTCGATCATGTCCTTGCCGTCCGCCGAGCAGATGATCAGATGGTAGGTGGCCTGGGGTTCGGGAAGTCCCTGCGCGCCTTCCGGCAGGGGCGGGGCTTCCTGGCAGCGCAGCTTGATGACGTATCCGGCCAGGGACGCGCGCACGTCGCAGCGGTCCGGCCCGGAGGTCCAGGAAAGCTTGCCGGAGAGGGTGTTTCGATGGAGCTTGCGGATCATGTCCGCCATCATCATGCTGCGGCGTTCGAGTTTGCTGGACAAGGGCGGCCTCCCGGTTGTGATGGAGTGCGGTGTATGTGGTTTCACGTACTGCAACCGGATGAATTGTCAAGCCTTGGAGAGCAGCAGACGCCGCCGTCCCCAGGCGGCCTGGCCGAGCGAGATGCAGGCGTCGCCCGGCGGCACGAGGCGGTGCACGAGCGGGGTCAGGCCGCGGGCGCGCAGGGCGGCGGGCAGCTCCGCGGCCAGGGTCAGGTTCTGCATCACCCCGCCGGAGAGGGCCGCGTGTTCCACGCCGAGGGCGGCGGCGAAGTGCGCGGCCATATCCGCCAGCCCGGTCACGAGTCCCCGGTGGAAGCGGCGGGCGATGGTTCCCGGCGCGACGCCCGCGTCCAGGTCGGCCTTGCAGGCCGCGAACAGGGCGAGCGTGTCCAGCAGGGCGGGCGCGCCTTCTTCCGGCGCGGGCCGAAGCGGGCAGGGGTAGTCCCCCTGCGCGTCCATGTCCTGGCTTGCCTCCAGCACGATGGCGGCCTGTCCCTCGTAGCTGATCACGTGCATCAGGCCGAGCAGGGCGGCCACCGCGTCGAAGAGCCGCCCGCAGCTGGACGTGGCCGGGCAGTTCAGGCCGCGCTCGAGCATCTGGGGCAGGAAGCGGCAGGCTTGCTCGTGCTCCTTCGCCCAGGACCAGCGCTCGGGGTCGGGCGCGCGCTCGCCCAGCTGCCAGAGCATGGCCTGGGCGATGCGCCAGGGCTCGCGCACGGCCGCCTCGCCTCCGGGCAGGGCGCAGGTGGAAAAATGGGCCAGACGTCTGTGTTCCAGCGTGGCGGAATCCACGAACAGGCATTCGCCGCCCCAGATGGTTCCGTCCTCGCCGTACCCGGTGCCGTCCAGGGCCAGGCCGATGGCGGGGCCTTCGTGGCGGTGCTCGGCCAGCACGGCGTGGATGTGGGCGTAGTGGTGCTGGAGCGGGAGCACGGGCAGGGGCTCGCCCCCGCGTGCGAGGCCGATGGACGCGGCCAGTTCCCCGGCAACCTGGCTGGTCATGTAGTCCGGGTGCAGGTCGCGCACGATCAGATCCGGCTCGACCTGGAGCACGTCCCGCAGGTGCGCCTGGATTTCCTTGTAGAAGCCGAGGGTGGCGAGGTTTTCCATGTCCCCGATGTGCTGCGAGGGGAAGGCCTGGTCGCCCTTGGTCAGGCAGAGCGTGGCCTTGAGTTCCGGCCCGGTGCCGAGCACGCAGGGCGCTTTCCGGCCTTGGGGCGCGGGCGGCAGAAACACGGGCGCCGGGGTGTAGCCGCGGGCGCGGCGCATGAAGAGGGCGTCCATTCCGGTGGCGGGGCCGCCGTTCTCCGGCGCGGGGCGGACCACGGAGTCGTCCGTGCGGATGAGGATGTCCCGGTTGTGCAGCAGGAAGACGTCGGCCATGCCGGAAAGGCGGGACAGGGCCTCGCGGTTGCCCAGGCAGATGGGCTCGGAGCTGAGGTTGCCGGAGGTCATGACCAGGGCGGGCAGGCGGCCCTGCTCCGCGAAAAGTTCGAGCAGCACGTGGTGCAGCGGCGTGTAGGGCAGCATCAGGCCGACGAACGGCGTGTCCGGGGAAATGTCCTCGGCCAGGGGGCTGCCGTCCCGGCGGCGCAGCAGCGTGATGGGGCGCTCGCGGCACTGGAGCAGTTCGGCCCCGGCCCGGTCCGTTTCCGCGATGATCCGGGCCGTTTCCAGGTTCGGGACCATCACGGCCAGGGGCTTGTGCGGCCGGTTCTTGCGTGCGCGCAGCTCGGCCACGGCGGCGTCCGAGGTCGCGTCGCAGGCGAGGTGGAAGCCCCCCAGTCCCTTGATCGCGGCCAGCTTCCCCTGGGCCAGCAGGGCCGCGAGTCTTTCCAGGGCCGCAGGGCCTTC from Paucidesulfovibrio longus DSM 6739 encodes the following:
- the ruvX gene encoding Holliday junction resolvase RuvX — protein: MRTLGIDFGLKRVGLAVTDPYGMMAFPRPALERTTKDRLFADLLALIEADRIERIVVGLPLALDGSDTETTRQARNFAERLGRRTPLPIEFMDERLTSAEAEGLLKEAGLCGKKRKTRLDSQAAVIILEAWLATNRP
- a CDS encoding pyridoxal-phosphate-dependent aminotransferase family protein; the encoded protein is MNTNDFAKLKLFITGPTYLREEVRQAGMLPEFGHRDSENDKRFKPIMGWLRELTDAGDEYTPVLFLGSGSTAMESSIRSLVADGETVLNVSVGAFGDLYHTMAVANGKCAVQLKFDYGQAIDLDVLERTIMEHKPAVVTFTHNETSTGVTSDIQAVCELVRQYDALPLVDGVSIFGGAPIGLKGSGAAMYSTATQKSLGLPAGFGIGFIHADAEEKAARVSDKGHGTDILKQLGRARKFQTLSTPNTTLANQMFVQLKYIFEEEGVENRFARHAAMRAMVADWVAGLPGFELFAQEGHRSPTLTTVLVPEGVSVKQLKAAKESMRAKGYLYDPGYGKLNTLLEEAGRRPVFRVGHMGDITPAMLEEYLADLGQVLQNL
- the hypF gene encoding carbamoyltransferase HypF; its protein translation is MPNQTIRRRYVVNGQVQGVGFRPFVYRTALKHALTGSVRNTSEGVVIEVQGPAPQADGFGDDLVHTLPPLARIVDLRVDEMPPAADEAAFEIKKSSAGKGHNVLISPDIATCEDCLAEMRDPADRRFRYPFTNCTNCGPRWTITRSIPYDRPVTSMGCFPMCPECGAEYENPLDRRFHAQPNACPVCGPQVWLADAGGKPLAEGPAALERLAALLAQGKLAAIKGLGGFHLACDATSDAAVAELRARKNRPHKPLAVMVPNLETARIIAETDRAGAELLQCRERPITLLRRRDGSPLAEDISPDTPFVGLMLPYTPLHHVLLELFAEQGRLPALVMTSGNLSSEPICLGNREALSRLSGMADVFLLHNRDILIRTDDSVVRPAPENGGPATGMDALFMRRARGYTPAPVFLPPAPQGRKAPCVLGTGPELKATLCLTKGDQAFPSQHIGDMENLATLGFYKEIQAHLRDVLQVEPDLIVRDLHPDYMTSQVAGELAASIGLARGGEPLPVLPLQHHYAHIHAVLAEHRHEGPAIGLALDGTGYGEDGTIWGGECLFVDSATLEHRRLAHFSTCALPGGEAAVREPWRIAQAMLWQLGERAPDPERWSWAKEHEQACRFLPQMLERGLNCPATSSCGRLFDAVAALLGLMHVISYEGQAAIVLEASQDMDAQGDYPCPLRPAPEEGAPALLDTLALFAACKADLDAGVAPGTIARRFHRGLVTGLADMAAHFAAALGVEHAALSGGVMQNLTLAAELPAALRARGLTPLVHRLVPPGDACISLGQAAWGRRRLLLSKA
- a CDS encoding glycosyltransferase, translating into MPLQGQYAHAPTVSVTLPCFNAEATLPACLDSLLAQTWRDFEIVAVDDGSTDRTGEVLREYARRDGRVRPVFAAHGGVAAAANLALEKAGGRYVARMDADDLALPERLASQVGWLETRPKVGLVGSRVRFGGDRKAARGYALYVDWTNRQMTSEAIALNRFVESPFAFPSVMFRRELYFEHGGFRSGDFPEDYEFLLRLLDRGVVMEKVDAELLIWNDPPTRLTRNDPRYDPKAFYRVKARYLGRWLAANNRRHPAVGVIGAGRPSRKRSEMLVDHNIEIVEYYDLDPKKIGQVVSGRPVLDRELVPPPGQRFLLSYVASRGAREDIAAFLRSRGYVAGRDWLAVA
- the mltG gene encoding endolytic transglycosylase MltG, encoding MAGDKPALRYVAYAGIVLCLGMMAVGSWFLYRTWTFLNIPPEDPGRDVRFVIEPGQHFLTIARGLKEERLISDVKQFLAYAQDKQLTEKVKAGEFLLNTGWLPDRVLTTITSTPGILHRFTVREGLTWWQVADLVQEAGLGTYEEFDAAVHDPKLLAQFNIPADSAEGYLFPETYMLTRARENSAHSVAEMMVREFFKNAEAALGEKLPDPEKLHKLVILASIVEKETGDPSERPAIAGVYVNRLNRPMRLQADPTIIYGLGPSFNGNLRQSDLLDASNPYNTYQHDGLPPGPICSPGRAALAAAAHPEDHGYVFFVAKGDGTHHFSKTLREHNDAVGRYQKWGRNRKDYTSQKREE
- a CDS encoding FAD-binding and (Fe-S)-binding domain-containing protein, which gives rise to MPETGPHISIPDEDLLTKILGVTDLEQVAHWPDAVRKLAASLAAELFLVRYNPFVDPALVKKSVSRRLDMSRPMLSGEYPKILTEAIREFWDRYEADRRFREQVMERLKAVLPSNAIGSSPHLLVESATDATDLRLELPMLVLFPESEAEVQGVVRLAGEMGFSLIPRGGGTGLTGGAVPIHGRTAVLSLTRMNRIVRVDEDSRILCAQTGVLTMDAIRAAAERNLLLTVDPASKMASSLGGNVAENAGGPFAFEYGTTIDNLFSYRMVTPQGEIIQVSRKDHPRHKIFEGDGAEFEIRDEAGELIRNVRLRGDELRKPGLGKDVSNKFLGGLPGVQKEGVDGVITEACFVLHPRPAFSRTLCLEFFGRSMRNAMLVINDVVALRNRIREQGDLVKISALEEFGSKYVQAIEYVKKSQQYEGDPISVLLLQLDSDHQQALDEAVDTVVSLAQPYDGVDIFAARDEREAELFWEDRHKLSAIAKRTSGFKVNEDVVIPLQAIPDFADYLENLNLKYLALAYRRALSRATALPGVEYADPRIVEAKARVEDILAGRVTAATISDVEQEAQIRYLFQALRDAYPKQDRELKAVFERLLATRVVIANHMHAGDGNCHVNLPVNSNDADMLAEAHRAAREVFEHVLKLGGEVSGEHGIGITKIAFQAQSKIDALRAYKAEVDPKGVLNPGKLTSRKLPGEPYTFSFNRLIHDLDDTALKDREHLTELLKNVQTCTRCGKCKQVCPMYYPQQGLEAHPRNKNISLGALIEAVYYSQLQLGEPAPELLDRLRALMDHCTACGKCTSVCPVKIDSAGAALSVRAFLDYKGKSGHALKGKVLSYLAKDPAARLPMAAKAFSLGQSIANKGLGLIPGIWRRRMISPVFQGPGPALDFTNLAQELRLAERNVFKSADAPADRTVIYFPGCGGGLFSRSIGQATLYLLLKSGVNVVLPEQHLCCGYPLLSAGAAEAYKTNRHRTRQALIDTLITTGRSGLKATVLLTACGTCRESLESYDLSGELVEPLKHMDAMQYLHELGGLDLAAPETAPLYHAACHAEWVGQPKAKAPEIYRAAFAGLIDAQVSLSPGCCGESGTGAVTSPEIYNRVRHRKQKQMELDLEGFGRERPVVVGCPSCKSGIKRSLIQMGRANPVLHTVEYLARLAGGPKWKRELKAMLDSGEARGRSLTVGRAN
- a CDS encoding NAD(P)-dependent oxidoreductase, translated to MRILANDGLVEQAADYLRKEGFSVETEKRDTEDLLGEIGGYDALLVRSATKVTREVLEAGTRNGGKLKIVGRGGVGTDNIDLEAAKELGVIVKFAPNGNTNATAEHALGLMFAIARRVPLAHETLKNGVWHKKRFVGVELQGKTLGVIGCGRIGQSLAGKARGIGMKVIGYDVYHAIDTKCEYVDSMDDLLRQSDFISLHTGGKDAIITARELALMKPTAYLVNASRGNNVDIDALHHALSTGIIAGAALDCYPSEPKREGEPFQTKLHELDNVVFSAHLGASTKNAGIRTGMEIAEVVTRYLRRGDFGNSVNVGETVEQEGQAIYTIFITHEDKPGMFGKFGTALGEMGVNIRENNSRKLAESVQTVYIVHTKPDKAVVERIAAIDGVIRVAV